A window of the Microcaecilia unicolor chromosome 5, aMicUni1.1, whole genome shotgun sequence genome harbors these coding sequences:
- the LOC115471192 gene encoding calcium homeostasis modulator protein 2-like, which produces MSMLITEHMKFMYIVFKSQNVVIFNCLVVLGTLGSQRLYSFTAFQCPCAPKRNYRYGLAAIGIPALVLFLVGILMSNHTWNFVAECRRRGARNCTPPAIFLLLGCIVGPAIVAPITWSVISLLQGEAYVCALSEFVQSSSLKGFPHQYGPDILAKFPCETIPVEDVSLKGDVIRKLRYESQLIGWLLLGTVAITVFILKCLKQCCSTLGYRQEEYWSQYRSNESQLFKRTAEVHAKILAAGNIKQFFGFVALDKDEKQLLQEFSAENIQTTVHWNDITGMHIFRENEGFPIYSRLHKWAMRKSLSDSETESKETAVLPV; this is translated from the exons ATGTCTATGCTAATTACGGAACATATGAAATTTATGTACATAGTTTTCAAAAGCCAAAATGTGGTGATATTCAATTGCCTTGTGGTGCTGGGCACTCTGGGGAGCCAGCGGCTTTATTCTTTTACTGCTTTCCAATGCCCTTGTGCCCCAAAGAGGAATTATCGCTATGGCCTTGCCGCAATTGGCATCCCCGCCCTGGTCTTATTCCTAGTTGGGATTCTCATGAGCAACCACACATGGAATTTCGTGGCGGAATGTCGCAGGAGAGGAGCCAGGAATTGTACGCCCCCAGCCATCTTCTTGCTGTTGGGGTGCATTGTGGGACCGGCTATAGTGGCCCCCATCACCTGGTCTGTCATTTCTCTACTCCAAGGCGAAGCATATGTTTGTGCCCTAAGTGAATTTGTACAGTCTTCCAGCTTGAAAGGTTTTCCACATCAATATGGACCAGACATTTTAGCCAAGTTTCCCTGCGAGACTATACCAGTGGAAGATGTAAGTCTTAAGGGAGATGTAATAAGAAAACTGAGATATGAATCCCAG CTCATCGGGTGGCTGCTGCTGGGAACGGTTGCTATCACGGTTTTTATCCTCAAATGCTTGAAACAGTGTTGTTCAACCCTTGGTTACCGACAAGAAGAATACTGGTCCCAGTATCGTTCCAATGAGAGCCAGCTGTTCAAGCGCACCGCTGAAGTCCACGCTAAGATCCTGGCAGCTGGCAACATTAAACAGTTTTTTGGGTTCGTAGCCCTTGATAAAGATGAGAAGCAACTACTCCAGGAATTCTCAGCAGAAAACATCCAAACAACTGTACATTGGAATGACATTACTGGGATGCACATCTTTCGGGAAAACGAGGGTTTCCCCATCTACAGCCGGCTCCATAAATGGGCTATGCGAAAGTCTTTGAGTGACAGTGAAACTGAGAGCAAGGAAACAGCAGTACTGCCTGTTTAG